Proteins from one Streptomyces sp. NBC_00390 genomic window:
- a CDS encoding HD domain-containing protein: MTDRAPSADHDRSADLRARWARSLTAARAGTSDAPDPLPYADNLLARWAEPQRRYHTTDHLIAVLDHIDALAPHAADPDLVRLAAWFHDAVYLPDRSENEERSARLAERGLPEAGLSPAATAEVARLVRLTVTHAPARDDTNGQVLCDADLAILAAPPEPYAAYTAAVREEYGFVPEDAFRAGRAAVLRQLLELPRLFHTPYGEREWETRARANLEAELAQLTS, translated from the coding sequence ATGACGGACCGCGCCCCCTCCGCAGACCACGACCGCTCCGCGGACCTCCGCGCCCGCTGGGCGCGGTCCCTGACCGCAGCCCGTGCGGGGACTTCGGACGCGCCCGATCCACTGCCGTACGCCGACAACCTGCTGGCCCGCTGGGCCGAGCCGCAGCGGCGCTACCACACCACGGACCACCTGATCGCGGTCCTCGACCACATCGACGCACTGGCCCCCCACGCCGCCGACCCCGATCTGGTCCGCCTCGCGGCCTGGTTCCACGACGCGGTCTACCTCCCCGACCGCTCGGAGAACGAGGAACGCTCGGCCCGCCTCGCCGAGCGCGGCCTCCCGGAGGCCGGACTGAGTCCGGCCGCCACGGCAGAGGTCGCCCGGCTGGTCCGCCTCACGGTCACGCATGCCCCGGCCCGCGACGACACCAACGGCCAGGTCCTGTGCGACGCGGACCTGGCGATCCTCGCGGCGCCCCCGGAGCCGTACGCCGCCTACACCGCGGCGGTCCGCGAGGAGTACGGCTTCGTCCCCGAGGACGCCTTCCGCGCGGGGCGTGCCGCGGTGCTGCGCCAACTGCTGGAGCTGCCCCGGCTGTTCCACACCCCGTACGGCGAGCGGGAGTGGGAGACGCGGGCCCGCGCCAACCTCGAGGCGGAGCTGGCACAGCTCACGTCCTGA
- a CDS encoding heavy metal translocating P-type ATPase, protein MPHPSVTAPREIELAIGGMTCASCAARIEKKLNRMDGVTATVNYATEKAKVAFTGLVGVADLIATVEATGYSAAEPAPPEPPEPEGTAPAEPDELRPLRERLVTAVVLAVPVVAMAMIPALQFPYWQWLSLTLAAPVVTYAAWPFHRAAFTNARHGAATMDTLISLGTSAAFLWSLWALFFGHAGTPGMTHPFEFTISRSDGASSIYLEAAAGVTAFILAGRYFEARSKRSAGAALRALLELGAKEVTVIASDGREVTVPTARLAVGDRFLVRPGEKIATDGTVVEGTSAVDTSTLTGESVPVEVTVGGFVTGATLNAGGRLVVEATRVGSDTQLARMARLVEDAQNGKAAAQRLADRISAVFVPVVLVLALATLGVWWALGEGWTAAFTAAVAVLIIACPCALGLATPTALLVGTGRGAQLGILIKGPEVLESTRKVDTVVLDKTGTVTTGRMTLLAVHAPHESETEVLRLAGALEHASEHPIARAVAACAAEKAGPLPVPEDFVNVPGLGVRGVVEGHTVVVGREQLLAGVPHAEGQGRELDLPADLARAKAQAEAAGRTAVIVAWDGRARALLEIADAVKETSPEAIRRLRSLGLAPILLTGDNRAVAEAVAAEVGIAAEDVIAEVLPEDKVDVIKKLQSEGRSVAMVGDGVNDAAALAQADLGLAMGTGTDAAIEAGDLTLVRGDLRAAADAIRLARSTLGTIRSNLFWAFAYNVAALPLAAAGLLNPMIAGAAMAFSSVFVVGNSLRLRGFKATA, encoded by the coding sequence ATGCCCCACCCTTCCGTCACCGCCCCCCGCGAGATCGAGCTGGCCATCGGCGGCATGACCTGCGCCTCCTGCGCCGCCCGCATCGAGAAGAAGCTCAATCGCATGGACGGCGTCACGGCGACGGTGAACTACGCCACCGAGAAGGCGAAGGTGGCCTTCACCGGCCTGGTCGGTGTGGCCGATCTCATCGCCACCGTCGAGGCCACCGGCTACTCGGCGGCCGAGCCCGCACCCCCGGAGCCCCCGGAGCCCGAAGGCACCGCACCCGCGGAGCCCGACGAGCTCCGCCCGCTGCGCGAGCGACTCGTCACGGCCGTCGTCCTCGCCGTCCCCGTCGTCGCCATGGCCATGATCCCCGCGCTCCAGTTCCCGTACTGGCAGTGGCTGAGTCTCACCCTCGCCGCCCCGGTCGTCACCTACGCCGCCTGGCCCTTCCACCGCGCCGCGTTCACCAATGCCCGCCATGGCGCGGCCACCATGGACACCCTCATCTCGCTCGGCACCTCGGCCGCGTTCCTCTGGTCCCTGTGGGCCCTGTTCTTCGGTCACGCCGGTACGCCCGGCATGACCCACCCCTTCGAGTTCACGATCAGCCGCAGCGACGGCGCGAGCAGCATCTACCTGGAGGCCGCGGCCGGCGTCACCGCCTTCATCCTCGCCGGGCGGTACTTCGAGGCCCGCTCCAAACGCTCGGCGGGCGCCGCACTGCGGGCGCTGCTCGAACTCGGCGCCAAGGAAGTCACCGTCATCGCCTCCGACGGCCGGGAAGTCACCGTGCCCACGGCCCGGCTCGCCGTCGGCGACCGCTTCCTGGTCCGCCCCGGCGAGAAGATCGCCACCGACGGCACCGTCGTCGAGGGCACGTCCGCCGTCGACACCTCGACGCTGACCGGCGAGTCCGTCCCCGTCGAGGTCACCGTCGGCGGCTTCGTCACCGGCGCCACCCTGAACGCCGGCGGCCGTCTCGTCGTCGAGGCCACCCGCGTCGGGTCCGACACCCAACTCGCCCGGATGGCCAGGCTGGTCGAGGACGCCCAGAACGGCAAGGCCGCAGCCCAGCGACTCGCGGACCGCATCTCCGCCGTGTTCGTACCCGTGGTGCTCGTCCTCGCGCTCGCCACCCTCGGCGTGTGGTGGGCGCTCGGCGAGGGCTGGACGGCCGCGTTCACCGCCGCCGTCGCCGTACTGATCATCGCCTGCCCGTGCGCCCTGGGCCTTGCCACCCCGACCGCCCTCCTGGTCGGCACCGGACGCGGCGCCCAACTGGGGATTCTGATCAAGGGCCCGGAGGTCCTGGAGAGCACCCGCAAGGTCGACACGGTCGTCCTCGACAAGACCGGCACCGTCACCACCGGCCGGATGACCCTGCTCGCCGTGCATGCGCCGCACGAGTCGGAGACCGAAGTACTGCGGCTGGCAGGCGCGTTGGAGCACGCGTCCGAGCATCCGATCGCCCGGGCCGTCGCGGCGTGTGCGGCCGAGAAGGCCGGCCCGCTGCCCGTGCCCGAGGACTTCGTGAACGTGCCCGGGCTCGGCGTCCGAGGCGTGGTCGAGGGCCACACGGTCGTCGTCGGCCGTGAACAGCTGCTCGCCGGGGTCCCCCATGCCGAAGGCCAGGGCAGGGAGTTGGACCTGCCCGCCGATCTCGCACGCGCCAAGGCGCAGGCCGAGGCCGCGGGACGTACGGCGGTGATCGTGGCCTGGGACGGCCGGGCGCGCGCCCTCCTCGAGATCGCCGACGCGGTCAAGGAGACCAGCCCCGAGGCGATCCGGCGGCTGCGCTCGCTGGGGCTCGCCCCGATCTTGCTGACCGGCGACAACCGGGCGGTCGCCGAGGCCGTCGCGGCCGAGGTCGGCATCGCCGCCGAGGACGTGATCGCCGAGGTCCTGCCCGAGGACAAGGTCGACGTGATCAAGAAGCTCCAGTCCGAGGGCCGCAGCGTCGCCATGGTCGGCGACGGTGTCAACGACGCCGCCGCGCTCGCCCAGGCCGATCTCGGCCTGGCGATGGGTACGGGCACGGACGCCGCGATCGAAGCCGGTGACCTCACGCTCGTACGCGGTGATCTGCGGGCGGCCGCGGACGCGATCCGGCTGGCGCGCAGCACGCTCGGCACGATCCGCTCGAACCTGTTCTGGGCCTTCGCCTACAACGTGGCGGCACTCCCACTCGCCGCGGCGGGCCTGCTCAACCCGATGATCGCTGGTGCGGCCATGGCGTTCTCGTCGGTCTTCGTGGTCGGAAACTCGTTGCGGCTGCGGGGTTTCAAAGCCACCGCCTGA
- a CDS encoding copper homeostasis protein CutC has translation MSNRALLEVIALDAEDAVAARTGGADRLELVTDMAADGLTPSRETYARIRAAVDIPLRVMLRLADGFLAGTPADADALVQVTQGLRAEGADEFVLGFLDETGDPDLVTVERLRAALDGCRWTFHRAIDHAADRDSLRKQLADLPGLDTYLTAGSPTGVDDGLPTLLAEAARGGEPGYEPRLLVGGGLRLDHVPALRTAGVDAFHIGGAARPGGWDGPVAADAVRQWRAALDA, from the coding sequence ATGAGCAACCGAGCACTGCTGGAGGTGATCGCCCTCGACGCCGAGGACGCGGTCGCAGCCCGGACCGGAGGGGCCGACCGGCTGGAGCTGGTCACCGACATGGCCGCGGACGGGCTGACCCCGTCACGCGAGACGTACGCGAGGATCCGCGCGGCCGTCGACATCCCGCTGCGCGTGATGCTGCGTCTCGCCGACGGCTTCCTTGCGGGCACCCCGGCGGATGCGGACGCCCTGGTGCAGGTGACGCAGGGGCTACGGGCGGAGGGCGCGGACGAGTTCGTGCTCGGCTTCCTGGACGAGACGGGCGATCCGGACCTGGTCACGGTGGAGCGCCTGAGGGCGGCGCTGGACGGATGCCGCTGGACGTTCCACCGGGCCATCGACCACGCCGCGGACCGCGACTCCCTGCGCAAGCAGCTCGCGGACCTGCCGGGCCTGGACACGTACCTGACGGCCGGCTCCCCGACGGGTGTCGACGACGGACTGCCGACGCTCCTCGCGGAAGCGGCACGCGGCGGCGAACCGGGCTACGAGCCCCGTCTGCTGGTCGGCGGCGGCCTGCGCCTGGACCATGTGCCCGCCCTGCGCACGGCGGGCGTCGACGCCTTCCACATCGGCGGCGCGGCGAGGCCGGGCGGATGGGACGGGCCGGTCGCCGCGGACGCGGTGCGCCAGTGGCGGGCGGCGCTGGACGCGTGA
- a CDS encoding HelD family protein, which yields MGRERAHLAASRAALRAMREDVEALDIKDVTANWVNARVLEAQIEERIKALADLSHTPLFFGRLDYLHTTQEGQRFYIGRRHVHDADGDPMVIDWRAPVSQPFYRASRKDPQDVGLRRRFGYTGGDLTAYEDEHLTDPGEAEQTSKLLQAEIERPRVGPMRDIVATIQPEQDEIVRSGLSGTVCVQGGPGTGKTAVGLHRVAYLLYAHRERLARTGTLVIGPNRSFLHYIEQVLPALGELEVKQATVDDLVAHVEVRGTDVAAAAVVKGDARMAQVLRRALRSHVTMPAEPVVVVRGSRRWRVPAYELEEIVQELLDRDIRYGAARDALPQRIAHTVLVRMEQAGEAPDDRVQDAVARNAAVKAAVKAVWPAVDPAKLVLRLLSDAEFLAAHADGILTAEEQATILWQKPARSVKSVKWSAADAVLIDEATDLVQRTQSLGHVVLDEAQDLSPMQYRAVGRRCTTGSATVLGDLAQGTTPWATGSWQEALSHLGKPDAAVEELTAGFRVPRQVISYASRLLPHMSPGLAEVHSVRESPGSLSVRGSADLDADVIAACVESLRHEGSIGLIAADERVPALADALLAAGIGYLSPGEETTPDARLTLVPASLAKGLEYDYVVLDDPASVVAAEPDERTGLRRLYVALTRAVSGLTVVHGAPLPVQLFDGEPV from the coding sequence CTGGGCCGTGAGCGCGCCCATCTCGCCGCATCGCGGGCCGCGCTGCGCGCGATGCGCGAGGACGTCGAGGCGCTCGACATCAAGGACGTCACCGCGAACTGGGTCAACGCCAGGGTTCTCGAGGCCCAGATCGAGGAGCGCATCAAGGCGCTCGCCGATCTGTCCCACACCCCGCTCTTCTTCGGCCGCCTCGACTATCTGCACACCACGCAGGAGGGGCAGCGCTTCTACATCGGCCGCCGGCACGTCCATGACGCGGACGGCGACCCGATGGTCATCGACTGGCGTGCGCCGGTCTCGCAGCCCTTCTACCGGGCGTCACGCAAGGATCCGCAGGACGTCGGCCTGCGGCGCCGCTTCGGCTACACGGGCGGGGATCTCACGGCGTACGAGGACGAGCACCTGACCGACCCGGGCGAGGCCGAGCAGACGTCGAAGCTCCTCCAGGCGGAGATCGAGCGGCCGCGCGTGGGCCCCATGCGGGACATCGTCGCGACGATCCAGCCGGAGCAGGACGAGATCGTCCGCAGCGGCCTGTCCGGCACTGTGTGTGTGCAGGGAGGCCCCGGCACCGGCAAGACGGCCGTCGGCCTGCACCGGGTCGCCTATCTTCTCTACGCCCACCGGGAGCGCCTCGCCCGCACGGGCACGCTCGTCATCGGCCCGAACCGTTCCTTCCTGCACTACATCGAGCAGGTCCTGCCGGCGCTCGGCGAACTGGAGGTGAAGCAGGCGACGGTCGACGACCTGGTGGCGCATGTGGAGGTGCGCGGCACGGACGTGGCGGCGGCGGCCGTGGTGAAGGGCGACGCGAGGATGGCGCAGGTGCTGCGCCGGGCTCTTCGCTCGCACGTCACGATGCCGGCCGAGCCGGTGGTGGTCGTACGGGGCTCGCGGCGGTGGCGGGTGCCGGCGTACGAACTCGAGGAGATCGTCCAGGAACTGCTGGACCGCGACATCCGCTACGGCGCCGCGCGCGACGCCCTTCCGCAGCGGATCGCACACACGGTGCTCGTGCGCATGGAACAGGCGGGCGAGGCGCCGGACGACCGGGTCCAGGACGCGGTGGCGCGCAACGCGGCGGTGAAGGCGGCGGTCAAGGCGGTGTGGCCGGCGGTCGATCCGGCGAAGCTGGTGCTGCGGCTGCTGTCCGACGCCGAGTTCCTGGCGGCGCATGCGGACGGGATCCTCACCGCCGAGGAACAGGCCACGATCCTGTGGCAAAAGCCGGCGCGGAGCGTGAAGTCCGTGAAGTGGTCCGCGGCGGACGCGGTGTTGATCGACGAGGCGACCGATCTGGTGCAGCGGACGCAGTCGCTCGGCCATGTCGTGCTCGACGAGGCGCAGGACCTGTCGCCGATGCAGTACCGCGCGGTGGGCCGGCGCTGCACGACGGGTTCGGCGACGGTGCTCGGCGACCTTGCGCAGGGGACGACGCCCTGGGCGACGGGCAGTTGGCAGGAAGCCCTGTCCCACCTGGGCAAGCCGGACGCGGCGGTGGAGGAGCTGACGGCGGGCTTCCGCGTCCCCCGGCAGGTCATCTCGTACGCCTCCCGCCTGCTTCCGCACATGTCGCCGGGGCTGGCCGAGGTCCACTCGGTGCGTGAGTCGCCGGGGTCGCTGTCGGTACGGGGGTCGGCCGACCTGGACGCGGATGTGATCGCGGCGTGCGTGGAGTCGCTGCGGCACGAGGGCTCGATCGGCCTGATCGCGGCGGACGAGCGCGTCCCGGCGCTCGCGGATGCGCTGCTGGCGGCGGGCATCGGATACCTGTCCCCCGGCGAGGAGACCACGCCGGACGCCCGCCTCACCCTGGTCCCGGCGTCGCTGGCGAAGGGCCTGGAGTACGACTACGTGGTCCTGGACGACCCGGCGTCGGTGGTGGCGGCGGAACCGGACGAGAGGACGGGCCTGCGTCGCCTGTATGTGGCGCTGACGAGGGCGGTGTCGGGCCTGACGGTCGTTCACGGTGCGCCGCTGCCGGTCCAGCTCTTTGACGGCGAACCCGTTTGA
- a CDS encoding DNA repair helicase XPB: MNGPLIVQSDKTLLLEVDHERADACRRAIASFAELERAPEHIHTYRVTPLGLWNARAAGHDAEQVVDALVEFSRYPVPHALLVDVAETMARYGRLTLSKHPTHGLVLTTTDRPVLEEILRSRKVQPLVGPRIDPDTVAVHPSERGQIKQTLLKLGWPAEDLAGYVDGEAHRIDLDESGWALRPYQKQAVEGFWHGGSGVVVLPCGAGKTLVGAGAMAQAKATTLILVTNTVSARQWKHELVKRTSLTEDEVGEYSGARKEIRPVTIATYQVLTTKRKGIYPHLELFDSRDWGLIVYDEVHLLPAPVFKFTADLQARRRLGLTATLVREDGRESDVFSLIGPKRFDAPWKEIEAQGYIAPADCVEVRVNLTDSERLTYATAEQEEKYRYCATTATKRRVTEELVRKHTGQQILVIGQYIDQLDELGEHLDAPVIKGETPNAQREKLFDAFRNGEISVLVVSKVANFSIDLPEATIAIQVSGTFGSRQEEAQRLGRVLRPKADGHKAHFYSVVARDTIDQDFAAHRQRFLAEQGYAYRIVDADELLSEG, translated from the coding sequence GTGAACGGTCCACTCATCGTCCAGAGCGACAAAACCCTCCTTCTCGAAGTCGACCACGAACGGGCGGACGCCTGCCGTCGTGCCATCGCCTCCTTCGCGGAGCTGGAGCGTGCCCCGGAGCACATCCACACCTACCGCGTCACCCCGCTCGGCCTGTGGAACGCCCGGGCCGCCGGGCACGACGCCGAGCAGGTCGTGGACGCGCTCGTCGAGTTCTCCCGCTACCCCGTCCCGCACGCCCTGCTCGTCGACGTCGCCGAGACGATGGCCCGCTACGGCCGGCTCACCCTGTCCAAGCACCCCACCCACGGGCTGGTGCTGACCACCACCGACCGGCCGGTTCTGGAGGAGATCCTCCGCTCGCGGAAGGTCCAGCCGCTGGTCGGCCCCCGCATCGACCCGGACACCGTCGCCGTGCACCCCTCCGAGCGCGGCCAGATCAAGCAGACGCTGCTGAAGCTGGGCTGGCCTGCCGAGGATCTCGCCGGTTACGTGGACGGCGAGGCGCACCGGATCGATCTGGACGAGTCGGGCTGGGCGCTGCGGCCGTACCAGAAGCAGGCCGTGGAGGGTTTCTGGCACGGCGGCTCAGGTGTGGTCGTGCTGCCGTGCGGCGCCGGAAAGACGCTGGTCGGGGCCGGTGCGATGGCGCAGGCGAAGGCCACCACCCTGATCCTGGTCACCAACACGGTCTCGGCCCGCCAGTGGAAGCACGAACTGGTCAAACGCACCAGCCTGACCGAGGACGAGGTCGGCGAGTACAGCGGTGCGCGCAAGGAGATCCGGCCCGTCACGATCGCCACGTACCAGGTGCTGACGACGAAGCGGAAGGGGATCTACCCCCATCTGGAGCTCTTCGACTCCCGCGACTGGGGTCTGATCGTCTACGACGAGGTGCATCTGCTGCCCGCACCGGTCTTCAAGTTCACCGCGGATCTGCAGGCCCGGCGCCGTCTGGGCCTGACGGCGACGCTCGTACGGGAGGACGGCCGCGAGTCGGACGTCTTCTCGCTCATCGGGCCGAAGCGTTTCGACGCGCCCTGGAAGGAGATCGAGGCGCAGGGTTACATCGCGCCCGCGGACTGTGTGGAGGTGCGGGTCAATCTGACCGACTCCGAGCGTCTGACGTACGCGACCGCGGAGCAGGAGGAGAAGTACCGCTACTGCGCGACGACGGCGACCAAGCGGCGGGTGACGGAGGAACTGGTCCGTAAGCACACGGGGCAGCAGATCCTGGTGATCGGCCAGTACATCGACCAGCTGGACGAGCTGGGCGAGCATCTCGACGCGCCGGTGATCAAGGGCGAGACGCCCAACGCGCAGCGCGAGAAGCTCTTCGACGCGTTCCGCAACGGCGAGATCAGCGTGCTGGTGGTGTCCAAGGTCGCGAACTTCTCGATCGACCTGCCGGAGGCGACGATCGCCATCCAGGTGTCGGGCACCTTCGGGTCGCGCCAGGAGGAGGCCCAGCGTCTGGGCCGGGTCCTGCGCCCGAAGGCGGACGGCCACAAGGCTCACTTCTACTCGGTGGTGGCCCGCGACACGATCGACCAGGACTTCGCCGCGCACCGGCAGCGGTTCCTGGCGGAGCAGGGGTACGCGTACCGGATCGTGGACGCGGACGAGCTGCTGTCGGAAGGCTGA